A region of Pseudarthrobacter sp. NIBRBAC000502770 DNA encodes the following proteins:
- a CDS encoding Trp biosynthesis-associated membrane protein yields the protein MTGSGATVDPAGNAGTPGGAGKPGTRRATPAWARKSTLVLLITVLALAAFGSTTQTWMTATLDPNQVGQAGAAQSVIQVQGSKAATTVTALALVALAGGLAAAIAGRIARWVITAIIVLASAGVVTAAAIVLADPLAAAQGTIAGATGISGSQAHVELTPFPALAVVAGCLLALAALLILPASRHWKTRTKYDAPGAAGTAAAAGPVDEIDSWDRLSRGEDPT from the coding sequence ATGACGGGTTCCGGAGCAACGGTTGACCCCGCAGGCAACGCCGGCACACCAGGCGGTGCCGGCAAACCCGGGACGCGCCGCGCCACGCCCGCGTGGGCACGCAAGTCCACGCTGGTGCTGCTGATCACGGTCCTCGCGCTGGCAGCCTTCGGCAGCACCACGCAAACCTGGATGACAGCCACCCTTGACCCCAACCAGGTAGGGCAGGCCGGCGCCGCGCAAAGTGTCATCCAGGTGCAGGGCAGCAAGGCCGCCACCACCGTTACGGCCCTGGCGCTGGTGGCCCTGGCCGGCGGACTTGCCGCTGCCATTGCCGGCAGGATCGCCCGGTGGGTCATCACCGCCATCATCGTCCTGGCCTCCGCCGGCGTTGTTACCGCCGCGGCGATCGTCCTGGCGGACCCGCTCGCGGCCGCGCAGGGCACCATCGCAGGCGCCACCGGGATCTCCGGCAGCCAGGCGCACGTTGAGCTCACCCCCTTCCCGGCACTCGCCGTCGTCGCCGGCTGCCTGCTGGCGCTGGCAGCCCTGCTGATCCTGCCGGCGTCCCGCCACTGGAAGACACGGACGAAATATGACGCACCCGGCGCCGCCGGGACCGCTGCAGCGGCCGGGCCGGTGGATGAGATCGACAGCTGGGACCGGCTTTCCCGCGGCGAGGACCCGACCTAA
- a CDS encoding HGxxPAAW family protein: protein MSKAPASVSKSGTRQVAPGAIDHSQELGHGNSPAAWTCVIVMLVGALIAAIAFVIASTPIFIGGAVVMVIGLILGYVMRKAGYGVEGSKLKNSGH, encoded by the coding sequence ATGAGCAAAGCACCTGCGTCCGTTTCCAAGTCCGGCACCCGCCAGGTCGCCCCGGGCGCCATTGACCACAGCCAGGAACTCGGCCACGGCAACAGCCCGGCCGCATGGACCTGCGTTATCGTCATGCTCGTCGGCGCGCTCATCGCAGCCATCGCCTTCGTCATCGCCAGCACCCCCATCTTCATCGGCGGCGCCGTTGTCATGGTGATCGGCCTGATCCTCGGTTACGTCATGCGCAAAGCCGGCTACGGCGTTGAGGGCAGCAAGCTGAAGAACTCCGGCCACTGA
- the trpC gene encoding indole-3-glycerol phosphate synthase TrpC: MATVLDDINAGVREDMDARKRLVTLAELKDLAQAAAPARDAWAALGGTSPTREQLKVIAEIKRRSPSKGDLASIGDPASLARQYADGGASVISVLTEQRRFNGSLADLDAVRAAVDIPLLRKDFTLDEYQVWEARAHGADLILLIVAALSDAQLSEFSALSRELGMNVLVETHTEEEIDRAVAANARIIGVNVRNLKTLDVDRSVFASLAGMIPAEAVVVAESGVRDADDVTHYAASGANAILVGEALVSHATPRERIAEFTAAGAAAIAARA; this comes from the coding sequence ATGGCCACTGTTCTCGATGACATCAACGCCGGTGTCAGGGAGGATATGGACGCCAGGAAGCGCCTTGTTACCCTGGCCGAGCTGAAGGACCTGGCCCAGGCCGCGGCACCCGCCCGCGACGCCTGGGCAGCCCTCGGCGGGACGTCCCCAACGCGGGAACAGCTGAAAGTCATCGCCGAAATCAAGCGCCGCAGTCCCTCCAAAGGCGATCTCGCCAGCATCGGGGATCCGGCGTCGCTCGCCAGGCAGTACGCCGACGGCGGTGCCTCCGTCATCAGTGTCCTCACCGAGCAGCGCCGCTTCAACGGGTCCCTGGCCGACCTTGATGCCGTGCGCGCCGCAGTTGACATCCCGCTGCTGCGCAAGGACTTCACGCTCGACGAGTACCAGGTCTGGGAGGCCCGCGCCCACGGCGCCGACCTCATCCTGCTCATCGTGGCGGCCCTGTCGGACGCCCAGCTCTCCGAGTTCAGCGCCCTCAGCCGGGAGCTCGGCATGAACGTCCTGGTGGAGACGCACACCGAGGAGGAAATCGACCGGGCCGTGGCGGCCAACGCCCGGATCATCGGCGTCAACGTACGCAACCTGAAGACGCTCGACGTCGACCGTTCCGTGTTTGCCTCACTCGCGGGAATGATCCCCGCAGAGGCCGTGGTGGTGGCCGAGTCAGGCGTCCGGGACGCTGACGACGTCACGCATTACGCCGCCAGCGGTGCCAACGCCATACTGGTGGGCGAGGCCCTGGTGAGCCACGCGACCCCCCGGGAGCGGATCGCCGAATTCACTGCCGCGGGTGCCGCCGCGATCGCTGCCCGCGCCTGA
- the trpA gene encoding tryptophan synthase subunit alpha codes for MNSADIASQAGTTSKSAAAIDRARAQGRSALIGYLPAGYPTVEDTIAAGIALAENGADLIEIGIPYSDPVMDGQVIQAATTEALAKGFHVSQVFDVVAGITSKTDAAVLVMTYWNPVVRMGVDEFSRRLSEAGGAGLITPDLIPDEAAEWMAASDKYGLDRVFLVAPSSTAERMQRTVDASRGFVYAVSIMGVTGARTSVSTAAKDVVAAAHGAGAERVCVGLGVSTADQVREIAAYAEGVIVGTALVAALRDGGVDAVGALTKDLATGLARQSGLSQETRA; via the coding sequence GTGAACAGCGCAGACATCGCCAGCCAGGCAGGAACCACCAGCAAGTCGGCAGCAGCCATCGACAGGGCGCGCGCCCAGGGGCGCTCGGCCCTCATCGGTTACCTCCCCGCCGGCTACCCCACCGTTGAGGACACCATCGCCGCGGGCATTGCCCTCGCGGAGAACGGTGCCGACCTGATCGAAATCGGCATCCCCTACTCCGACCCCGTCATGGACGGCCAGGTCATCCAGGCCGCCACCACCGAGGCCCTGGCCAAGGGCTTCCACGTCAGCCAGGTGTTCGACGTCGTTGCCGGTATTACCAGCAAGACCGATGCTGCCGTCCTGGTCATGACCTACTGGAACCCTGTGGTCCGCATGGGCGTGGATGAATTCTCCCGGCGCCTCTCCGAGGCCGGCGGCGCTGGCCTGATCACGCCGGACCTGATCCCGGACGAGGCCGCCGAATGGATGGCAGCCTCTGACAAGTACGGGCTGGACCGGGTATTCCTGGTGGCTCCGTCCTCCACGGCGGAGCGCATGCAGCGGACCGTGGACGCAAGCCGCGGCTTCGTCTACGCCGTGTCCATCATGGGCGTCACAGGTGCCCGGACATCCGTCAGCACGGCCGCCAAGGATGTTGTGGCAGCCGCACACGGAGCCGGCGCAGAACGCGTCTGCGTGGGCCTCGGCGTCTCCACCGCTGACCAGGTCCGCGAAATCGCCGCCTACGCCGAAGGGGTCATCGTGGGCACCGCCCTTGTGGCAGCGCTTCGGGACGGGGGAGTGGACGCCGTCGGCGCCCTCACCAAGGACCTCGCCACCGGCCTGGCCCGGCAATCCGGCCTTTCGCAGGAAACCAGGGCGTAG
- the lgt gene encoding prolipoprotein diacylglyceryl transferase — protein sequence MQPLLQATALAPTLVSASIPSPDWSGFDIPLPWGSLRIHAYALCILAGIVVGLWLTSVRWAKRGAPEGSVWDIVIWAIPFGIIGGRLYHVVSSPDAYFGPGFNGTGDLSLIPQIQRGGLGIWGAVVLGAVGAWIGCRRSGVKLSAFVDAAAPGLLLAQAIGRWGNYFNQELFGGPTTLPWGLQIDANNPNFPAGMPADTLFHPTFLYESLWNLAGVVILLALDRRFSFRRSRLFWLYAMYYTLGRVWIEAMRIDDAEQISILGITTRLNVWTSIFVFLAALAFFVILGLKGRPDPDTVYLAGHEPDQPVTAGPHSKTVTEVRDPDNVVSDSDSRGNLPDNHSGSRHASDPTEEAAAAPAGSKPGTDATAAGHSGSTATGPASEAGTGK from the coding sequence GTGCAGCCGCTCCTTCAGGCAACCGCCCTGGCACCCACGTTGGTGTCCGCCAGCATCCCCAGCCCGGACTGGTCCGGCTTCGACATCCCCCTCCCCTGGGGCAGCCTGCGGATCCACGCCTATGCGCTGTGCATCCTGGCCGGCATTGTGGTGGGCCTGTGGCTGACGTCAGTCCGCTGGGCCAAACGCGGCGCCCCTGAAGGCAGCGTCTGGGACATCGTCATCTGGGCCATTCCCTTCGGCATCATCGGGGGCCGGCTCTACCACGTGGTCTCGTCCCCGGACGCTTACTTCGGCCCCGGCTTCAACGGCACCGGAGACCTCTCCCTGATCCCCCAGATCCAGCGCGGCGGGCTGGGAATCTGGGGCGCCGTCGTCCTCGGTGCCGTGGGTGCGTGGATTGGCTGCCGGCGCAGCGGCGTGAAGCTGAGCGCCTTCGTCGATGCCGCGGCGCCGGGACTGCTCCTGGCCCAGGCCATCGGCCGGTGGGGCAACTACTTCAACCAGGAACTCTTCGGTGGGCCCACCACCCTGCCGTGGGGCCTGCAGATCGACGCCAACAACCCCAACTTTCCCGCCGGAATGCCGGCCGACACCCTTTTCCACCCGACATTCCTCTACGAGTCGCTGTGGAACCTGGCCGGCGTGGTGATCCTGCTGGCCCTGGACCGGCGGTTCAGTTTCCGGCGGAGCAGGCTTTTCTGGCTGTACGCCATGTACTACACGCTGGGCCGCGTCTGGATCGAAGCGATGCGGATCGACGACGCCGAGCAGATCAGCATCCTGGGCATCACCACCCGGCTCAATGTCTGGACCAGCATCTTCGTGTTCCTGGCAGCCCTGGCGTTCTTCGTTATCCTGGGGCTCAAGGGGCGCCCGGATCCGGACACGGTGTATCTCGCGGGTCATGAACCGGACCAGCCGGTTACGGCCGGCCCACATTCTAAGACCGTCACAGAGGTCCGTGATCCGGACAATGTTGTCTCAGATAGTGATTCGCGTGGTAATCTCCCTGATAACCACAGCGGTTCCAGGCATGCTTCCGACCCCACGGAAGAAGCCGCGGCGGCGCCGGCCGGCTCAAAGCCCGGAACGGATGCAACGGCTGCCGGACATTCCGGCAGCACAGCCACGGGACCCGCGTCGGAGGCCGGCACCGGAAAGTAG
- the gltB gene encoding glutamate synthase large subunit, producing the protein MTQTLNTPSWSGPDQPEVAVSPFKRFAAMPEAAGLYNPEQEKDACGLAIIATLRGEPGYDIVDAALTALRNLEHRGAVGADEGTGDGAGLLMQIPDEFFRAVTEFELPAPGQYVAGTAFLPAEQREADAAKAGIEGLAADEGLKVLGWREVPVVADLVGAMARACMPYFSQPFLASANGEELDRNELDSRAWRIRKRAQNKFGVYFPSLSSRTIVYKGMLTTAQLEPFYPDLSDKRFKTKLAIVHSRFSTNTFPSWPLAQPFRTIAHNGEINTVKGNRNWMRARQSQLANPLLGDSPEELYPICTPGASDSASFDEVAELLWLSGRPITHSIMMMIPEAWENHATMDPARRAFYEYHSLLMEPWDGPAAVSFTDGNLVGATLDRNGLRPGRFWITEDGLIVFASEVGVIDVEPSKVVKKGRVSPGKMFLVDTDAGRIIDDEEVKAEVAAANPWAEWVKDNLIDLNDLPEREHVVHTAASVNIRQRTFGYTTEELKILLGPMARTGAEPLGAMGSDTPVAVLSKRPRLLFDYFVQSFAQVTNPPLDAIREELVTSLTCAIGPNGNLLDTKQVRQPQVQLPFPVINNDQLAKIANIEDADGNRVAMKVRGLYRPEGGENALRARLTEICEQVSGAINRGVQYIVLSDRDSNAQWAPIPSLLLVSAVHHHLLRSANRTKTALVVEAGDVRETHHVAVLIGYGASAVNPYLAMESVEQLIAAGDVTGVTPQDGVYNLIKGLGKGVLKIMSKMGISTVASYTGAQTFEALGLGQDLVDEFFAGTHSQLGGVGLDVIAAEVSARHQMAYPEGGIEQPHRPLLGGGEYQWRRDGEPHLFNPETVFRLQHATRERRYDIFKAYTRGVDDQSTNLMTLRGLLKFKNERPSVPLEEVEPVSSIVKRFSTGAMSYGSISQEAHETLAIAMNQLGGKSNTGEGGEDVDRLLDPKRRSAVKQIASGRFGVTSLYLTNADDIQIKMAQGAKPGEGGQLMAQKVYPWVARTRHSTPGVGLISPPPHHDIYSIEDLAQLIYDAKRANPSARVHVKLVSEVGIGTVASGVTKAKADVVLVSGHDGGTGASPLNSLKHAGVPWELGLAETQQTLMLNGLRDRVVVQVDGQLKTGRDVVIAALLGGEEFGFATAPLVVEGCIMMRVCHLDTCPVGVATQNPELRARFSGKPEFVVNFFEFLAEEVREILAELGFRSLEEAIGHAEVLDTRDAVDHWKADGLDLDPILHGLEFDDDAPLRNMTGQNHELDKHFDQRLITMATEALTDRSPVKITVDVINTDRSVGTMLGHVVTKTFGTDVLATDTIDVTLNGTAGQSLGAFLPAGITLRLYGDSNDYVGKGLSGGRIIVRPDRTNVFKAETNVIAGNVIGYGATSGEMFLRGQVGERFLVRNSGATAVVEGIGDHGCEYMTGGQTLIIGRTGRNFGAGMSGGTAYVLDLRTTRVNKQALESGELQLRELDSEDRDIVHNLLVKHVEETDSQLAARLLENFDDTAARITKVLPRDYAAVLQTRLDAIEEGLDPDGEEVWSRILEVTGG; encoded by the coding sequence ATGACCCAAACTCTTAACACTCCCAGCTGGTCCGGACCGGATCAGCCTGAGGTTGCAGTGTCGCCGTTCAAGCGCTTCGCAGCCATGCCCGAGGCCGCCGGGCTGTACAACCCGGAACAGGAGAAGGACGCCTGCGGACTCGCCATTATTGCGACGCTCCGCGGCGAACCCGGGTACGACATCGTCGATGCCGCCTTGACCGCGCTGCGCAACCTTGAGCACCGCGGCGCCGTGGGCGCCGACGAGGGGACCGGCGACGGCGCGGGGCTGCTCATGCAGATCCCCGACGAGTTCTTCCGGGCCGTCACCGAGTTCGAGCTGCCGGCTCCCGGCCAGTACGTGGCCGGTACCGCGTTCCTTCCTGCCGAGCAGCGGGAGGCCGACGCCGCCAAGGCAGGTATTGAAGGCCTGGCCGCCGACGAAGGCCTGAAGGTCCTCGGCTGGCGTGAAGTGCCGGTGGTTGCCGACCTGGTAGGCGCCATGGCCCGTGCGTGCATGCCGTACTTCTCCCAGCCCTTCCTGGCTTCCGCCAACGGCGAGGAACTGGACCGCAACGAGCTGGACTCCCGCGCCTGGCGGATCCGCAAGCGCGCCCAGAACAAGTTCGGCGTGTACTTCCCGTCGCTGTCCTCCCGCACCATTGTGTACAAGGGCATGCTCACCACCGCGCAGCTGGAGCCGTTCTACCCGGACCTGTCCGACAAGCGGTTCAAGACCAAGCTCGCGATCGTGCACTCGCGCTTCTCCACCAACACCTTCCCGTCCTGGCCGCTCGCGCAGCCGTTCCGGACCATCGCCCACAACGGTGAAATCAACACCGTCAAGGGCAACCGGAACTGGATGCGCGCCCGCCAGTCGCAGCTTGCAAACCCGCTGCTGGGTGACTCGCCGGAAGAGCTGTACCCCATCTGCACCCCCGGCGCCTCCGACTCCGCATCCTTCGACGAGGTGGCGGAGCTGCTGTGGCTCTCCGGCCGCCCCATCACACACTCGATCATGATGATGATCCCGGAGGCCTGGGAAAACCACGCCACGATGGATCCGGCCCGCCGTGCCTTCTACGAGTACCACTCGCTGCTGATGGAACCCTGGGACGGCCCCGCCGCCGTCTCCTTCACCGACGGCAACCTGGTTGGTGCCACCCTGGACCGCAACGGGCTGCGTCCCGGCCGCTTCTGGATTACCGAGGACGGACTGATCGTCTTCGCCTCCGAGGTGGGCGTGATCGACGTCGAACCCTCCAAGGTGGTCAAGAAAGGCCGTGTGTCCCCGGGCAAGATGTTCCTGGTGGACACCGATGCCGGCCGCATCATCGACGACGAAGAGGTCAAGGCTGAAGTTGCTGCGGCCAACCCGTGGGCCGAGTGGGTCAAGGACAACCTGATCGACCTCAACGACCTGCCCGAGCGTGAGCACGTGGTCCACACCGCCGCGTCCGTGAACATCCGCCAGCGCACCTTCGGCTACACCACCGAGGAACTGAAGATCCTGCTGGGCCCCATGGCCCGGACCGGCGCCGAGCCCCTCGGCGCCATGGGTTCAGATACCCCCGTTGCCGTGCTGTCCAAGCGTCCGCGCCTGCTGTTCGACTACTTCGTGCAGTCCTTCGCGCAGGTCACCAACCCGCCGCTGGATGCCATCCGCGAGGAGCTTGTCACCTCGCTGACCTGCGCCATCGGACCCAACGGCAACCTCCTGGACACCAAGCAGGTCCGCCAGCCGCAGGTCCAGCTCCCGTTCCCGGTGATCAACAACGACCAGCTCGCCAAGATCGCCAACATCGAGGACGCCGACGGCAACCGCGTTGCCATGAAGGTCCGCGGCCTGTACCGCCCCGAAGGCGGCGAGAACGCGCTCCGCGCCCGGCTCACGGAAATCTGCGAGCAGGTCTCCGGCGCCATCAACCGCGGCGTGCAGTACATCGTGCTCTCCGACCGTGACTCCAACGCCCAGTGGGCGCCGATCCCGTCGCTGCTGCTGGTCAGCGCCGTGCACCACCACCTGCTGCGCAGCGCCAACCGCACCAAGACCGCCCTGGTGGTCGAGGCCGGCGACGTCCGCGAGACGCACCATGTTGCAGTCCTGATCGGCTATGGCGCCTCCGCCGTCAACCCGTACCTCGCCATGGAATCCGTGGAGCAGCTCATCGCGGCCGGGGACGTCACCGGCGTGACCCCGCAGGACGGCGTCTACAACCTCATCAAGGGCCTGGGCAAGGGCGTCCTGAAGATCATGTCCAAGATGGGCATCTCCACGGTGGCCTCCTACACCGGCGCCCAGACGTTTGAGGCACTGGGCCTGGGCCAGGACCTGGTGGACGAATTCTTCGCCGGCACGCACTCCCAGCTGGGCGGCGTGGGCCTGGACGTCATCGCCGCGGAGGTCTCCGCCCGCCACCAGATGGCCTACCCCGAGGGCGGCATCGAACAGCCGCACCGGCCGCTACTGGGCGGCGGCGAGTACCAGTGGCGCCGCGACGGCGAGCCGCACCTGTTCAACCCGGAGACCGTCTTCCGGCTGCAGCACGCCACGCGTGAACGCCGCTACGACATCTTCAAGGCGTACACCAGGGGAGTGGACGACCAGTCCACCAACCTCATGACCCTCCGCGGCCTGCTCAAGTTCAAGAACGAGCGCCCGTCCGTTCCCCTTGAGGAAGTCGAGCCGGTCTCCAGCATCGTCAAGCGGTTCTCCACCGGTGCGATGAGCTACGGCTCCATCTCCCAGGAGGCCCACGAGACGCTGGCCATCGCCATGAACCAGCTGGGCGGCAAGTCCAACACCGGTGAGGGCGGCGAGGACGTGGACCGCCTGCTCGACCCCAAGCGCCGCTCCGCGGTCAAGCAGATCGCATCCGGCCGCTTCGGCGTGACCAGCCTCTACCTGACCAACGCCGACGACATCCAGATCAAGATGGCGCAGGGTGCCAAGCCCGGCGAAGGCGGCCAGCTGATGGCGCAGAAGGTCTACCCGTGGGTTGCCCGCACGCGGCACTCGACCCCGGGCGTCGGCCTGATTTCCCCGCCCCCGCACCACGACATCTACTCGATCGAGGACCTGGCCCAGCTCATCTACGATGCCAAGCGCGCCAACCCCTCGGCCCGGGTGCACGTGAAGCTTGTCTCCGAAGTGGGGATCGGCACCGTAGCGTCCGGCGTGACCAAGGCCAAGGCCGACGTCGTCCTTGTCTCCGGACACGACGGCGGCACCGGCGCCTCGCCGCTGAACTCGCTCAAGCATGCCGGTGTTCCGTGGGAGCTCGGCCTGGCCGAAACCCAGCAGACGCTGATGCTCAACGGCCTGCGCGACCGCGTGGTGGTCCAGGTGGACGGCCAGCTCAAGACCGGCCGCGACGTTGTCATCGCCGCCCTGCTGGGCGGTGAGGAGTTCGGTTTCGCCACCGCCCCGCTGGTGGTGGAAGGCTGCATCATGATGCGCGTCTGCCACCTGGACACCTGCCCGGTGGGCGTCGCCACGCAGAACCCCGAACTGCGGGCCCGCTTCAGCGGCAAGCCGGAGTTCGTGGTCAACTTCTTCGAGTTCCTGGCCGAGGAAGTCCGCGAAATCCTGGCGGAGCTTGGGTTCCGGAGCCTCGAGGAGGCCATCGGCCACGCCGAGGTCCTGGACACCCGCGACGCGGTGGACCACTGGAAGGCCGACGGCCTGGACCTGGACCCGATCCTGCATGGCCTGGAGTTCGACGACGACGCGCCGCTGCGGAACATGACCGGGCAGAACCACGAGCTGGACAAGCACTTTGACCAGCGCCTGATCACCATGGCCACCGAGGCGCTGACGGACCGTAGCCCGGTCAAGATTACCGTGGACGTCATCAACACCGACCGCTCGGTGGGCACCATGCTGGGCCACGTGGTTACCAAGACCTTTGGTACCGACGTCCTGGCCACCGACACCATCGACGTGACGCTCAACGGCACCGCCGGCCAGTCCCTGGGCGCCTTCCTGCCCGCGGGCATCACGCTGCGGCTGTACGGCGACTCGAACGACTACGTGGGCAAGGGCCTGTCCGGCGGCCGGATCATCGTCCGCCCGGACCGCACCAACGTGTTCAAGGCGGAGACCAACGTCATCGCCGGCAACGTGATCGGCTACGGCGCCACCAGCGGCGAGATGTTCCTGCGCGGCCAGGTGGGCGAACGCTTCCTGGTCCGCAACTCCGGTGCCACCGCCGTCGTCGAAGGCATCGGCGACCACGGCTGCGAGTACATGACCGGCGGCCAGACGCTGATCATCGGCCGCACCGGCCGCAACTTCGGTGCGGGCATGTCCGGCGGAACCGCCTACGTCCTGGACCTGCGGACCACCCGCGTCAACAAGCAGGCGCTGGAGTCCGGCGAGCTGCAGCTGCGCGAGCTGGACTCGGAGGACCGCGACATCGTCCACAACCTGCTGGTCAAGCACGTGGAAGAAACTGACTCCCAGCTGGCGGCACGCCTCCTCGAAAACTTCGATGACACCGCTGCCCGCATCACCAAGGTGCTGCCGCGCGATTACGCGGCCGTGCTGCAAACCCGTCTCGACGCCATCGAAGAGGGCCTTGACCCCGACGGCGAAGAAGTATGGTCTCGAATCCTGGAGGTTACCGGTGGCTGA
- a CDS encoding glutamate synthase subunit beta produces MADPRGFLKVRQRETQPRRPVPVRIMDWKEVYEAQEKGTLKAQAGRCMDCGVPFCHQGCPLGNLIPEWNDLMWRDKGDEAIERLHATNNFPEFTGRLCPAPCEASCVLGINQPAVTIKQVEVSIIDEAWDNGWVNPLPPARLTGKTVAVVGSGPAGLAVAQQLTRVGHTVAVYERDDKIGGLLRYGIPDFKMEKEQVDRRVEQMKAEGTRFRTGVSVGTDVTWEQLRRRYDAVVVCTGATVPRDLPIPGRDLDGVHFAMDYLVPANRAVAGETIENQINAHGKHVVILGGGDTGADCLGTAHRHGAASVTTLAIGKQPPAERASHQPWPTFPTLFEVASAHEEGGERTYLASTVEFVGENGRLTGVKVAETEFVDGKRLPKAGTERIIPADLVFLSLGFTGAEPAGITEQVSAEFDGRGNVARDGYYMTNTEGVFVAGDAGRGQSLIVWAIAEGRAAAAAVDKYLMGSTILPAPVAPTDRAIAVL; encoded by the coding sequence GTGGCTGATCCACGCGGATTTCTGAAAGTACGCCAGCGTGAAACCCAGCCGCGCCGTCCCGTTCCCGTCCGCATCATGGACTGGAAAGAGGTCTACGAGGCGCAGGAAAAGGGCACGCTGAAGGCCCAGGCCGGACGCTGCATGGACTGTGGTGTTCCGTTCTGCCACCAGGGCTGCCCCTTGGGAAACCTTATTCCCGAGTGGAACGATCTCATGTGGCGGGACAAGGGCGATGAAGCAATCGAGCGCCTGCACGCCACGAACAACTTCCCCGAGTTCACGGGCCGGCTCTGCCCGGCACCCTGCGAGGCGTCCTGCGTGCTGGGAATCAACCAGCCCGCCGTCACCATCAAGCAGGTGGAGGTTTCGATCATTGACGAGGCCTGGGACAACGGCTGGGTCAACCCGCTGCCGCCGGCGCGCCTCACCGGCAAGACTGTTGCGGTGGTCGGCTCCGGTCCTGCCGGCCTGGCCGTCGCCCAGCAGCTCACCCGCGTGGGCCACACCGTTGCCGTCTACGAGCGGGACGACAAGATCGGCGGCCTGCTGCGGTACGGCATCCCCGACTTCAAGATGGAAAAGGAGCAGGTGGACCGCCGGGTCGAGCAGATGAAGGCGGAAGGCACCCGCTTCCGGACCGGCGTGTCCGTGGGGACGGACGTCACCTGGGAGCAGCTGCGCAGGCGCTACGACGCCGTCGTGGTCTGCACGGGTGCCACCGTGCCACGGGACCTGCCCATCCCGGGCCGCGACCTGGACGGCGTCCACTTCGCCATGGATTATCTGGTGCCCGCCAACCGCGCGGTGGCCGGGGAAACCATCGAGAACCAGATCAACGCCCACGGCAAGCACGTGGTGATCCTGGGTGGCGGCGATACCGGTGCCGACTGCCTGGGCACAGCGCACAGGCATGGCGCCGCGTCCGTGACTACGCTGGCGATTGGCAAGCAGCCCCCGGCTGAGCGGGCCAGCCACCAGCCGTGGCCGACGTTCCCGACCCTGTTCGAGGTTGCCAGTGCCCACGAGGAAGGCGGCGAACGCACCTACCTCGCCTCCACCGTCGAGTTCGTGGGCGAAAACGGCAGGCTTACCGGGGTGAAGGTGGCCGAGACCGAGTTCGTGGATGGCAAGCGGCTCCCCAAGGCCGGCACCGAGCGGATCATTCCCGCCGACCTGGTGTTCCTGTCCCTCGGCTTCACCGGCGCTGAACCGGCCGGAATCACCGAGCAGGTAAGCGCTGAATTCGACGGCCGCGGAAACGTGGCGCGCGATGGCTACTACATGACCAACACCGAAGGTGTGTTCGTTGCCGGTGACGCCGGCCGCGGGCAGTCCCTGATCGTGTGGGCCATCGCCGAGGGCCGCGCCGCCGCGGCCGCGGTGGACAAGTACCTGATGGGAAGCACCATCCTTCCTGCGCCTGTAGCGCCAACGGACCGCGCCATCGCCGTCCTCTGA